A section of the Flavobacterium sp. CG_23.5 genome encodes:
- the murD gene encoding UDP-N-acetylmuramoyl-L-alanine--D-glutamate ligase codes for MRLVVLGGGESGIGTAILGKKKGYDVFVSDFGKIKANYKEVLIINGIAWEEEQHTEALILNADVVMKSPGIPEKSPIVKKLIEKGIAVISEIEFAAPFTDATIIGITGSNGKTTTTMLAYHLLKSAGLNVGLGGNIGKSFAWLVADNKFDSYVLELSSFQLDGIKDFKPHIAIITNISPDHLDRYEYKYENYIDSKFRITMNQTEEDYLIYDADDEAIAGWFKTHTTKAKLIPFSLTKTFSEGAYIKNNKMEITINQEEFKMDTEHIALEGKHNMKNAMAATSVAKLMQIRKSTIRESLSNFQGVEHRLEKVLKIQNVQYINDSKATNVNATFFALDSMNTPTVWIVGGVDKGNDYNELMSLVREKVKAIICLGVDNKKIIDVFGNVVDIMVEVDNMNDAVKMAQRLTEKGDTVLLSPACASFDLFENYEDRGNQFKQAVKNL; via the coding sequence ATGAGATTAGTTGTTTTAGGAGGAGGAGAAAGCGGTATAGGTACTGCTATCCTGGGTAAGAAAAAAGGATATGATGTATTCGTATCTGATTTTGGAAAGATAAAAGCAAATTACAAAGAAGTTCTTATTATTAATGGAATAGCATGGGAGGAAGAGCAGCATACGGAAGCTCTGATTCTAAATGCTGATGTGGTCATGAAAAGCCCTGGAATACCTGAAAAATCTCCAATAGTAAAAAAACTTATTGAGAAAGGAATTGCAGTGATATCAGAAATTGAGTTCGCAGCACCCTTTACGGATGCGACAATTATTGGAATAACAGGAAGTAACGGGAAGACCACCACTACTATGCTGGCTTACCATTTGTTGAAATCTGCCGGATTAAATGTAGGATTGGGAGGAAATATTGGAAAGAGTTTTGCTTGGCTGGTCGCTGATAATAAATTTGATTCATACGTTTTGGAGTTGAGCAGTTTTCAGTTAGATGGAATCAAAGATTTCAAACCGCATATTGCAATTATTACTAATATCAGTCCGGATCATTTGGATCGATATGAATATAAATATGAAAATTACATTGATTCAAAATTTAGAATTACTATGAATCAAACGGAGGAAGACTACCTCATATACGACGCAGATGATGAAGCCATTGCGGGATGGTTTAAAACGCATACAACTAAAGCTAAATTAATTCCTTTTTCATTGACTAAAACTTTCAGCGAAGGAGCTTATATAAAAAACAACAAAATGGAAATAACCATCAATCAAGAAGAGTTTAAAATGGATACAGAGCATATTGCCTTAGAAGGAAAACATAACATGAAAAACGCAATGGCAGCAACCTCTGTAGCGAAACTGATGCAGATTAGAAAATCTACAATACGTGAAAGTTTATCTAATTTTCAAGGAGTAGAGCATCGTCTTGAAAAAGTCTTGAAAATTCAAAATGTGCAGTACATCAATGACTCCAAAGCAACCAATGTCAATGCAACTTTTTTTGCATTAGACAGCATGAATACACCTACAGTTTGGATTGTGGGTGGTGTTGATAAGGGAAATGATTATAACGAATTGATGTCTTTAGTTCGTGAAAAAGTAAAAGCAATTATCTGTCTTGGAGTTGACAATAAAAAGATCATAGATGTTTTTGGGAATGTCGTTGATATCATGGTTGAAGTGGATAACATGAATGATGCAGTAAAAATGGCACAACGTCTAACAGAAAAAGGAGATACGGTATTATTGTCGCCGGCTTGCGCCAGTTTTGATTTGTTTGAAAACTACGAAGACAGAGGGAATCAATTTAAACAAGCGGTTAAGAATTTATAA
- a CDS encoding FtsW/RodA/SpoVE family cell cycle protein has protein sequence MKKLIGNLKGDKGIWSFVALLALFSFMPVFSASSNLAYIGQGNGNTLGYLVKHLAHICIGFTIIYLVHKVPYHYFRAISKVGLPVVWILLAYTLIKGTVIAGANASRWIQVPFIGITFQTSTLASIVLFIFVARYLSKTREEPITFKSSLWELWLPVFFTLILILPANFSTTALIFSMILMLAFIGKYPLKYIGIIIGTGIIFLAFFVLLSKAFPDSRFFSRVHTWESRIDNFSTDKPDEDDYQIEKAKIAIASGKIYGLGPGKSVQKNFLPQSSSDFIYAIIVEEYGLLGGLGVLALYLLLLFRFVIASHKANTLFGKLVVIGLGFPMIFQAMINMAVAVELLPVTGQTLPLISSGGSSIWMTCFALGIIISVTKKEEEIAQELKDSALREEALQKLIDRELEEEETTNNVYSIVDKAKNPMNAVLNK, from the coding sequence ATGAAAAAACTAATAGGCAATTTAAAAGGAGATAAAGGGATTTGGTCATTTGTGGCCTTATTGGCCTTGTTTTCGTTTATGCCTGTTTTTAGTGCGAGTAGTAATTTGGCTTATATAGGTCAAGGAAACGGAAATACATTGGGGTATTTGGTAAAACATCTGGCTCACATTTGTATTGGTTTTACCATTATTTACTTGGTTCATAAAGTGCCGTATCATTATTTTAGAGCAATTTCTAAAGTAGGATTACCTGTTGTTTGGATATTATTAGCCTATACATTAATTAAAGGAACAGTTATAGCTGGCGCCAATGCCAGTCGATGGATTCAAGTACCATTTATTGGGATAACATTTCAAACGTCGACATTAGCCTCTATTGTGTTATTTATATTTGTAGCTCGTTATTTGTCCAAAACTAGAGAAGAACCTATTACGTTCAAGTCCTCTTTATGGGAACTTTGGTTGCCCGTATTTTTTACTTTAATCTTGATTTTACCTGCCAATTTTTCTACAACAGCACTGATTTTCTCAATGATATTGATGTTGGCTTTTATAGGTAAATATCCTTTAAAATATATTGGAATTATTATAGGAACAGGAATAATATTTCTTGCTTTTTTTGTACTGCTTTCTAAGGCTTTTCCAGATTCCAGGTTTTTTAGTAGGGTCCATACTTGGGAAAGCAGAATAGATAATTTTAGCACGGATAAACCCGATGAAGATGATTATCAAATCGAGAAGGCTAAAATCGCAATTGCATCTGGTAAAATATATGGTTTAGGTCCAGGTAAAAGTGTTCAGAAGAATTTCTTACCACAATCTTCTTCGGATTTTATTTATGCCATTATTGTGGAAGAATATGGACTACTAGGAGGTTTAGGAGTGCTTGCTTTATATTTATTGTTGTTGTTTCGATTTGTTATTGCATCTCATAAAGCGAATACGTTGTTTGGCAAATTAGTAGTTATAGGATTAGGTTTTCCGATGATATTTCAGGCGATGATTAATATGGCAGTTGCAGTAGAATTATTGCCGGTTACGGGACAAACATTGCCGTTGATAAGTAGTGGAGGAAGTTCCATCTGGATGACTTGTTTTGCACTTGGAATAATAATAAGTGTAACCAAAAAAGAAGAAGAAATTGCTCAGGAACTAAAAGATTCTGCGTTGAGAGAAGAAGCGCTTCAAAAATTAATTGACAGAGAATTAGAGGAGGAGGAGACTACAAATAATGTTTATTCCATTGTGGATAAGGCTAAGAATCCAATGAATGCAGTTTTAAATAAGTAA
- the murC gene encoding UDP-N-acetylmuramate--L-alanine ligase produces MNLNQIHNVYFIGIGGIGMSALARYFKNIGKQVSGYDKTPTMLTDELIESGISIHFEDNIDLIPKDYFLENTLVIITPAVPKAHSEWNYFLEREYNVKKRAEVLGIITKDTFCFAVAGTHGKTTTSSILGHILYESGADVTAFIGGIVENYNSNLIGSGKTVTVVEADEFDRSFLHLHPNIACITSMDADHLDIYGTTAAIEESFIEFASKVEDKSNLFITKELPIEGITCAVNEEAVYKAFNVRIGNGSYVFDVQTPTEIIKDLQFGLPGRHNLMNALMAMAMAKLFGTPTDAIAKAIASFKGIKRRFSYQIKTDNLVYIDDYAHHPTEINAVHQAVRELYPNQKVLAIFQPHLFSRTRDFANDFAKSLSAFDEVVLLDIYPAREVPMEGITSQWLMDKMTNDNKKLVNKNDLVPTILASDATVIVTIGAGDIGEMVPTIKKAINETL; encoded by the coding sequence ATGAACTTAAATCAAATACATAACGTCTATTTTATAGGAATTGGAGGCATCGGTATGAGTGCTTTGGCTCGTTATTTCAAAAATATCGGAAAGCAAGTTTCGGGGTATGATAAAACACCAACTATGCTTACCGATGAATTAATAGAAAGCGGTATTTCAATTCATTTTGAAGATAATATTGATTTGATTCCAAAAGATTACTTCTTGGAAAACACGTTAGTTATTATTACTCCAGCAGTTCCTAAAGCTCATTCCGAGTGGAATTATTTCTTGGAAAGAGAGTATAATGTTAAAAAAAGAGCAGAGGTATTAGGAATAATTACTAAGGACACTTTTTGCTTTGCAGTAGCCGGGACTCATGGTAAAACAACAACTTCAAGTATTTTAGGGCATATTTTATATGAAAGTGGTGCTGATGTTACTGCTTTTATTGGGGGAATTGTAGAGAATTATAATTCAAATTTAATAGGAAGCGGTAAAACAGTCACTGTTGTTGAAGCAGATGAATTTGATCGTTCGTTTTTGCATTTGCATCCTAATATTGCTTGTATTACCTCGATGGATGCCGATCATTTGGATATTTATGGAACAACAGCAGCGATAGAAGAATCATTTATAGAATTTGCATCTAAAGTAGAGGATAAAAGCAATCTTTTTATAACGAAGGAATTGCCTATTGAAGGTATAACCTGTGCGGTCAATGAAGAGGCTGTTTATAAGGCTTTTAACGTTCGAATAGGAAATGGAAGTTATGTGTTTGATGTGCAAACTCCAACCGAAATTATAAAAGATTTGCAATTTGGATTACCTGGAAGACACAATTTAATGAATGCATTAATGGCTATGGCAATGGCAAAATTATTCGGCACCCCAACCGATGCCATTGCAAAAGCCATAGCATCATTTAAAGGAATAAAAAGAAGGTTTTCCTACCAAATTAAAACAGATAATTTAGTTTACATTGATGATTACGCGCATCATCCAACGGAAATAAATGCAGTGCATCAGGCGGTTCGGGAATTGTATCCAAATCAAAAAGTTTTGGCTATTTTTCAACCCCATTTATTTAGCAGAACCAGAGATTTTGCAAACGATTTTGCGAAAAGTTTATCTGCTTTTGACGAAGTCGTTTTGTTGGATATTTATCCTGCTCGTGAAGTACCGATGGAGGGGATAACATCGCAATGGTTGATGGATAAAATGACGAATGATAATAAAAAATTGGTAAATAAAAATGATTTAGTTCCAACCATTTTAGCCAGCGATGCAACAGTTATTGTAACTATTGGCGCAGGAGATATTGGAGAAATGGTACCAACAATTAAAAAAGCGATAAATGAAACTCTTTAA
- the murG gene encoding undecaprenyldiphospho-muramoylpentapeptide beta-N-acetylglucosaminyltransferase, giving the protein MKQYKFILSGGGTGGHIYPAIAIANELKSRFPDAEFLFVGAQDKMEMQKVPQAGYKIKGLWISGIQRRLTFDNSLFPLKLFASLLKSRTIIREFKPNVVIGTGGFASGPLLQVAAIAKIPTVIQEQNSYPGITNRWLSKKANKICVAYENLERFFPKSKMILTGNPVRQDLIGIENKRVEAILNFNLDTNKKTLLVLGGSLGARRVNQLIEKELNNLLSQNVQVIWQCGKLYFDDYNKYNEGDVQVIAFIERMDLVYAAADIVISRAGASSVSELCIVGKPVIFIPSPNVAEDHQTKNAQSIVEKKGAIMLKESELDSQFGLVFEALLKDQGKQNQLSENIKQLAMPEATKQIVDEIVKLIR; this is encoded by the coding sequence ATGAAACAATACAAATTCATATTAAGTGGCGGCGGAACTGGAGGACATATTTATCCTGCGATTGCGATTGCCAATGAATTAAAATCTCGTTTTCCAGATGCTGAATTTCTTTTTGTAGGAGCTCAGGATAAAATGGAAATGCAAAAAGTCCCTCAAGCTGGTTATAAAATTAAAGGACTTTGGATTTCTGGTATTCAACGACGATTGACATTTGACAATTCACTTTTTCCACTTAAGTTATTTGCAAGTTTATTAAAATCCAGAACAATAATCAGAGAGTTTAAACCTAATGTTGTTATAGGAACTGGAGGTTTTGCAAGCGGACCATTATTACAAGTCGCTGCGATTGCTAAAATTCCCACCGTGATTCAAGAACAAAACTCGTATCCGGGAATTACAAATAGATGGCTAAGTAAAAAAGCAAACAAAATTTGTGTTGCTTATGAGAATCTGGAACGTTTTTTTCCTAAAAGCAAAATGATTTTGACAGGGAATCCGGTGCGTCAAGATTTAATTGGAATTGAAAACAAAAGAGTAGAAGCAATACTGAATTTTAATTTGGATACCAACAAAAAAACATTGTTGGTTCTTGGAGGAAGTTTGGGTGCGAGAAGAGTAAATCAATTAATTGAAAAAGAATTAAATAATTTACTTTCTCAGAATGTTCAGGTTATTTGGCAATGCGGGAAATTATATTTTGACGATTATAATAAATATAATGAAGGTGATGTTCAGGTAATTGCTTTTATCGAAAGAATGGATTTAGTTTATGCTGCCGCTGATATCGTAATTTCTCGTGCAGGCGCATCTTCAGTGTCGGAGTTGTGCATTGTGGGAAAACCTGTAATCTTTATTCCTTCGCCTAATGTTGCTGAGGATCACCAAACTAAAAATGCCCAATCAATTGTTGAGAAAAAAGGAGCGATTATGTTGAAGGAAAGTGAACTTGATTCGCAATTTGGTCTTGTTTTTGAAGCCTTACTCAAAGACCAGGGAAAACAAAATCAACTGAGTGAAAATATAAAACAATTAGCAATGCCTGAAGCAACAAAACAAATTGTTGATGAAATTGTAAAGTTAATTAGATAA